In Candidatus Abyssobacteria bacterium SURF_5, the following are encoded in one genomic region:
- a CDS encoding cytochrome c produces MNFPAVLFPVLGDRMVIAIIGIVHVLVSHGMAVGGSLFIVLLEYKSIREKNQMLNEAAYHMARWFFILTTAVGALTGVGIWFSTQIFSPVGIGSLLRLFFWVWFIEWGVFVAELSLVSIYYLTWRVMKPEKHLRVGVAYILVSLMTLFAIVGILGFQMTPGKWLETRSFWPAFFNVTYLPQSFSRMALAAMLACAFNLLIFSFMRHRFRDIRGEFLRFCGRYLLFVTPVYLFATFAYYQVLPERASQFMPVALMTLRLTQYASFSQIFFLFVAGFLFLTGLILFATRRSYGVLSVAPFILLTIGTAQFERVREFSRKPYVIEEYMYSNGIRKREAPYLSSTGVLKYYTWAQKQAGPRGAPASKGHAVFIIECSVCHTYRGMNGIFNKGPIIGTKEAAIQFLDNMQFTYPYMPPFIGTQDEKEALAEFLAEGIGGG; encoded by the coding sequence ATGAATTTCCCCGCCGTTTTGTTTCCCGTTCTGGGCGACCGGATGGTGATCGCGATAATCGGCATCGTACACGTCCTCGTCAGCCATGGAATGGCGGTGGGCGGCTCTCTTTTCATCGTTTTACTCGAATACAAATCCATCCGCGAAAAGAACCAGATGTTGAACGAAGCTGCGTACCACATGGCGCGCTGGTTTTTCATTTTGACAACGGCCGTGGGCGCCCTCACGGGAGTCGGCATCTGGTTCAGCACGCAGATTTTTTCGCCGGTCGGCATCGGCTCGCTTCTGCGCCTGTTCTTCTGGGTCTGGTTTATCGAGTGGGGCGTTTTTGTAGCGGAACTGTCGCTGGTATCGATATATTATCTGACGTGGCGCGTGATGAAGCCGGAAAAGCACCTGCGCGTCGGTGTGGCCTATATTCTCGTATCATTGATGACGCTGTTTGCGATCGTTGGAATATTAGGTTTCCAGATGACGCCGGGGAAATGGCTGGAGACGCGCTCGTTCTGGCCTGCTTTCTTCAACGTGACATATCTCCCGCAGTCATTCAGCCGGATGGCGCTGGCGGCGATGCTGGCATGCGCGTTCAACCTGCTCATTTTTTCGTTCATGCGACACAGATTCCGGGACATTCGCGGCGAGTTTCTGCGGTTTTGCGGGAGGTACCTGCTGTTCGTAACGCCGGTTTACCTCTTCGCCACGTTCGCCTACTATCAGGTGCTGCCCGAACGCGCGTCGCAATTCATGCCGGTGGCCCTGATGACGCTGCGCCTCACGCAATACGCTTCCTTCAGCCAGATATTTTTCCTTTTCGTGGCAGGGTTCCTCTTCCTGACCGGCCTGATTCTGTTCGCGACGCGGCGCAGCTATGGCGTCTTGTCGGTTGCCCCTTTCATCCTGCTGACCATTGGGACAGCCCAATTCGAACGCGTGCGCGAATTCTCGCGAAAACCATATGTCATTGAGGAGTACATGTACAGCAACGGCATCCGGAAGCGTGAGGCGCCGTATCTCTCGAGCACGGGGGTCTTGAAGTATTACACGTGGGCCCAAAAGCAAGCCGGTCCCAGAGGAGCGCCGGCGTCCAAAGGGCATGCGGTTTTTATAATCGAATGTTCCGTTTGCCACACCTATCGCGGAATGAACGGCATCTTCAATAAGGGCCCCATCATCGGCACTAAAGAAGCGGCCATTCAATTCCTTGACAATATGCAGTTCACGTACCCGTACATGCCTCCGTTCATCGGAACGCAGGACGAGAAGGAGGCGTTGGCCGAATTTTTGGCCGAAGGGATAGGCGGCGGATGA
- a CDS encoding 4Fe-4S dicluster domain-containing protein, with product MNRREFLKATALAGAATVVPTGRSGAALLLKHLIPVEELIPGVSYWRSSTCNECPAGCGVRVRLINSNATKIEGNAQHPVNHGGLCARGQSALQGLYSPRRVQSPLRRTESGELEALTWQAALEVAGTSPKEGKIVIVGRHVTGAMQTLLQDLTSDAPELEHLIFEALEYPFVSAANNLSFGIKGIPIYQFEHARLILSFGADFLETWLSPVSCAHGFAATRSVTDPSKSRFIQFESHWSLTGANADERFSIPPGTDLALVGAIAAEVISDAITERPELQKWRDALEPFSVEKASKATGLPAKTIRNVAVLLRSRKPSLVLAGGPTSRTTHATALQVLVNLINYAAGNYGKTVSFNRYEHSPVGSYRDMLKTVEEMEKGEVGALIVHDTSLEFAFADPDRLRTALANVPLKIKLATVIEESSSDYDLILPILHWIETWDLVEPRTGINCVRQPIIQPFTDSLHAGQVLADLVQTLSGKGKPSFNYVDFVQTRWQEVRKKTAPDQSFDAFWKTALEQGGIWLPADERAVTLLEDAAATLNGITPDVTSEGSILIPIATVRYGDGRHTDKPWLNELPDPITTIAWDNPLLISPAMAERWNCKPCDIVRVSVGGKTLEAPVALQEGTHDGVIAFPIGAAGEYMPFHAYPKGNPFHALGGEIDPYAGSLAWTAAPVEFAGVIERVPLARIQGSFEQGEREIAQAVVLTQPGELQENHKEEAPHAAGELYPEYAYPIHKWAMVIDLNLCIGCGACAVACQAENNVFVVGKEQCLRGRKLSWLRIQRLADKGLTIFQPMLCQHCGHAPCETVCPVYASVHNSEGLNVQIYNRCVGTRYCANNCPYKVRRFNWFTYKYPPPLQRQFNPFVSVRTRGTMEKCTFCIQRIRELKEIAKDENRPLRDGEIVPACAQSCPTHAIRFGDLRDPDSWIAKHVADRRGYVVLEHLNTQPSITYLKKIVSQGTLSADTEGSGR from the coding sequence ATGAACCGAAGGGAATTTCTGAAAGCTACGGCCCTTGCCGGCGCGGCAACAGTCGTTCCGACCGGCCGGTCAGGAGCCGCGCTCCTGCTCAAGCATCTCATACCGGTGGAAGAACTGATTCCCGGGGTCTCGTACTGGCGCAGCTCAACCTGCAATGAATGTCCCGCGGGATGCGGAGTGCGGGTCCGACTCATAAATTCGAACGCCACGAAAATCGAAGGGAACGCGCAGCATCCCGTCAATCATGGAGGCCTGTGCGCACGCGGGCAGTCAGCGTTGCAAGGCTTATACAGCCCGCGAAGGGTGCAATCACCTCTGCGCAGGACCGAATCGGGCGAACTCGAGGCTCTCACCTGGCAGGCGGCACTGGAAGTTGCAGGGACTTCACCGAAAGAGGGCAAGATCGTCATCGTCGGCAGGCACGTGACGGGCGCGATGCAGACTCTGCTTCAAGACTTGACATCGGATGCGCCGGAACTCGAGCACTTGATATTTGAAGCGCTCGAATATCCTTTCGTTTCCGCCGCGAATAACCTTTCTTTCGGAATCAAAGGCATTCCGATTTATCAGTTTGAACACGCCCGTCTCATTCTCTCGTTTGGCGCCGATTTTCTGGAGACGTGGCTTTCGCCCGTCAGTTGTGCGCATGGATTCGCGGCAACTCGCAGCGTGACTGATCCTTCAAAGAGCAGATTCATCCAATTTGAATCGCACTGGTCATTGACCGGCGCTAACGCAGACGAACGTTTTTCCATTCCTCCGGGAACCGATTTGGCGCTTGTCGGCGCGATTGCGGCAGAAGTAATATCCGATGCCATTACCGAACGCCCGGAACTGCAGAAGTGGCGTGATGCTCTGGAGCCTTTCTCCGTGGAGAAAGCCTCCAAAGCGACCGGGCTCCCAGCGAAGACAATTCGAAACGTCGCTGTTCTATTACGTTCTCGAAAACCCAGCCTCGTGCTCGCCGGCGGCCCGACCTCGCGAACGACTCACGCAACTGCACTGCAGGTACTCGTGAATCTCATAAACTATGCCGCCGGAAATTATGGGAAAACCGTTTCCTTTAATCGATATGAACATTCTCCGGTCGGTTCATACCGGGACATGCTGAAAACGGTTGAGGAAATGGAGAAGGGCGAAGTTGGCGCCCTTATCGTCCATGATACGAGCCTGGAATTCGCGTTTGCCGACCCCGACCGATTGCGAACGGCTTTGGCCAATGTACCCCTCAAGATAAAGCTGGCGACGGTAATTGAAGAGTCCTCTTCCGACTACGACCTGATCCTTCCGATCCTTCACTGGATCGAGACCTGGGACCTCGTGGAGCCGAGAACGGGAATAAATTGTGTGCGCCAACCAATCATCCAACCGTTTACGGATTCCCTGCATGCGGGTCAGGTGTTGGCAGATCTCGTACAAACTTTGAGCGGTAAGGGCAAGCCCTCTTTCAATTACGTGGACTTCGTTCAGACTCGATGGCAGGAGGTTCGGAAAAAAACGGCGCCCGATCAGAGTTTCGATGCGTTTTGGAAAACCGCGCTCGAGCAGGGCGGCATCTGGTTGCCCGCCGATGAGCGCGCGGTGACGCTGTTGGAAGACGCGGCCGCCACCCTCAACGGCATTACTCCCGATGTGACATCGGAAGGAAGCATCCTTATCCCGATAGCCACCGTTCGCTACGGCGATGGGCGGCATACGGATAAGCCGTGGTTGAATGAACTTCCCGATCCGATTACCACGATCGCATGGGATAATCCGCTTCTCATTTCGCCGGCAATGGCGGAACGCTGGAACTGCAAACCTTGCGATATTGTGCGTGTGAGCGTTGGCGGCAAAACGCTCGAGGCGCCGGTTGCCCTGCAGGAGGGTACTCATGATGGCGTCATCGCTTTCCCTATTGGAGCCGCGGGCGAGTACATGCCGTTTCATGCATACCCCAAAGGGAATCCGTTCCATGCCTTGGGCGGAGAGATCGATCCATATGCCGGCTCGCTAGCATGGACGGCGGCGCCGGTTGAATTCGCCGGAGTGATCGAGCGAGTGCCGCTCGCACGGATACAGGGTTCTTTCGAGCAGGGGGAACGGGAGATCGCGCAGGCGGTCGTCCTCACTCAACCGGGAGAGCTTCAAGAGAATCATAAGGAGGAGGCGCCGCACGCAGCCGGCGAGCTCTACCCGGAATATGCGTATCCGATCCACAAGTGGGCGATGGTGATCGACCTGAACCTGTGCATCGGGTGTGGAGCGTGCGCGGTTGCGTGCCAGGCGGAAAACAATGTCTTTGTCGTTGGCAAGGAGCAGTGTCTCAGAGGACGGAAGCTTTCCTGGCTGCGCATCCAGCGGCTCGCGGACAAAGGGCTGACCATCTTCCAGCCGATGCTGTGCCAGCATTGCGGGCATGCGCCCTGCGAAACGGTCTGCCCGGTCTACGCATCTGTTCATAACAGCGAGGGACTCAATGTACAAATATATAACCGCTGTGTGGGGACGCGTTACTGCGCGAACAACTGTCCGTACAAGGTGCGCCGGTTCAACTGGTTCACCTATAAATATCCTCCACCTCTTCAGAGGCAATTCAATCCATTTGTTTCGGTCAGGACGCGGGGGACAATGGAAAAATGCACGTTCTGCATTCAGCGGATTCGCGAGCTTAAGGAGATCGCAAAGGACGAAAACCGCCCGTTGCGCGACGGCGAAATTGTTCCCGCCTGCGCCCAGAGCTGTCCCACGCACGCTATCCGTTTCGGCGATCTTCGTGATCCTGATAGTTGGATTGCCAAGCACGTCGCCGATCGGCGAGGATACGTTGTCTTGGAGCACTTGAACACACAGCCGTCCATAACCTATTTGAAAAAGATCGTTAGCCAGGGTACTCTTTCCGCTGATACGGAGGGAAGCGGCCGATGA
- a CDS encoding cytochrome C — MRLIDRLKDVKSFHIFALLIMGWFGAVAALVLLFGLAIRRPSLHPEQPIEFPHHVHVQRVGMECGDCHRYADKSIHAGIPNTALCMECHESVATDRPEIIKLTAFHQTGEPIDWVRIYDFQDWVYFSHKRHVLSGVRCQECHGAVELMSTVQKVSDMGMGWCVNCHRRRGAPIECNTCHQ; from the coding sequence TTGCGACTGATCGACCGTTTGAAAGACGTGAAGAGTTTCCATATCTTCGCTCTTCTCATCATGGGATGGTTCGGTGCTGTGGCGGCACTGGTCCTGTTGTTCGGACTCGCGATCCGGCGGCCGAGTCTGCATCCGGAACAACCCATCGAGTTCCCGCATCACGTGCACGTGCAGCGCGTTGGAATGGAGTGCGGCGATTGTCATCGATATGCCGATAAATCGATTCACGCCGGTATTCCGAACACGGCATTGTGCATGGAATGCCACGAATCGGTCGCAACCGATCGGCCTGAGATCATCAAGCTCACCGCATTCCATCAGACAGGCGAACCAATTGATTGGGTGCGCATCTACGATTTTCAGGATTGGGTCTACTTCTCGCATAAGCGCCACGTACTTTCCGGAGTCAGGTGCCAGGAGTGTCACGGGGCGGTGGAACTGATGAGCACGGTACAGAAGGTTTCCGACATGGGGATGGGCTGGTGCGTGAATTGTCACCGGCGCAGAGGCGCGCCCATCGAATGCAACACCTGTCATCAATAG
- a CDS encoding crotonase/enoyl-CoA hydratase family protein, whose amino-acid sequence MTGNGALKIEKDGYVAWVTMNRPEKRNTFTMDMFNAFIDVFPRLDDDPDVRVVVIKGEGKSFTAGLDLMEAGSLFEPTPGADSRERARKHLLHLQESMNVIERCRKPVIAAAHSHCIGMGVDLLSACDIRLASRDAVFSIRETRIAIIADLGTLQRLPYIVGHGWARELALTGRDFSAEEALKMGFITHLCENREDLYRKAGEIAGEIAENSPLAVQGAKDVMMYSRDNGVRAGLDYVVQKNVAVLPCEDLTEAFQAFMEKRKPVFKGK is encoded by the coding sequence ATGACCGGAAATGGAGCTTTAAAGATCGAAAAAGATGGATACGTCGCCTGGGTCACGATGAATCGGCCCGAAAAACGCAACACCTTCACGATGGATATGTTCAACGCATTCATCGATGTGTTCCCGCGGCTCGATGACGACCCCGACGTGCGCGTCGTCGTCATCAAGGGCGAGGGCAAAAGCTTTACCGCTGGATTGGACCTCATGGAGGCCGGCAGTCTGTTCGAGCCCACGCCGGGCGCCGATTCCCGCGAAAGGGCGCGCAAGCACCTGCTTCACCTGCAGGAGAGCATGAATGTGATCGAGCGATGCCGAAAACCCGTCATTGCGGCCGCACACAGCCACTGCATCGGAATGGGCGTCGATCTGCTCAGCGCGTGCGACATCAGGCTGGCCAGCAGGGATGCCGTCTTCTCGATCCGCGAAACGAGAATCGCCATCATCGCCGACCTGGGAACGCTCCAGCGCCTGCCGTACATCGTCGGGCACGGCTGGGCCCGCGAGCTGGCCCTCACGGGCAGGGACTTCTCCGCCGAGGAAGCGCTGAAGATGGGATTCATCACGCACCTGTGCGAAAACAGGGAGGATTTGTACAGGAAGGCCGGCGAGATCGCCGGGGAGATAGCCGAAAACTCCCCGCTCGCGGTGCAGGGCGCGAAAGACGTGATGATGTACAGCCGCGACAACGGCGTCCGTGCCGGCCTCGACTATGTCGTCCAGAAAAACGTTGCGGTTCTGCCGTGCGAGGACCTCACGGAGGCCTTCCAGGCCTTCATGGAAAAGCGCAAGCCGGTCTTCAAGGGGAAATGA